In the genome of Amaranthus tricolor cultivar Red isolate AtriRed21 chromosome 15, ASM2621246v1, whole genome shotgun sequence, one region contains:
- the LOC130801091 gene encoding replication protein A 14 kDa subunit B-like: MDTLSPAIFVNGELLHMFIGRNVRIVVIGKSTYNQQVIIKNSQPTQRLTTYVEAISIADSNQSVHAEILTNFGDNFDAQNYNELCQLANGEYKHLFF; encoded by the exons ATGGATACCTTAAGTCCTGCAATTTTTGTCAATGGGGAATTGCTTCATATGTTTATTGGGCGGAATGTTCGCATAGTTGTAATCGGAAAATCAACTTATAATCAACAGGTTATCATTAAGAACTCACAACCAACTCAGCGACTTACCACATATGTTGAGGCTATTAGTATAGCAGACAGTAACCAATCTGTTCATGCTGAGATATTGACCAACTTTGGTGATAATTTTG ATGCACAGAACTATAATGAGCTATGCCAGCTTGCTAATGGGGAATACAAACACTTGTTCTTTTGA